The segment TTAATTGATCATTTTGCAGATTGTTTTTACCAACTAAAATCTCAGTGCCGTCAGAAGAGAAGTAGCGATCAGGTTGAGAAGGTTTTGCTTTCTTTTGTTTTTTGTTTGTTTTCTTTTTCAAGTAGCCCTCTGATAATAGCTCTTCTTTGATCACTTCGATATCCATCGGTCCAGCAATCTCCAATTGCGAAAGGACAGATTCAAGGTACTGGATCTCGCTTTTCGCTTCTTCGATTTGTTTCCCGATCAATTTGACCGCATTTTTAAGTTTTTGGTAGCGATGAAAGTACTTTTGCGCATTCTGATTAGGTGTTAAGGCGGGATCAAGAGCAATCCGGATTGGTTGATTCTCTTCATAATAATTCGCCAAGGTCACTTCAGTCGCGCCACGAGGAACTTGAGTCATGAAAGTCGTCAATAGTTCGCCATCACGACGAAACTCTTCCGCATTTTCTGAATCAAGCAAGGTCTGCTCGCGCTTTTTCAATTTATTGCGATTACGTTTCAGTTCATTTTCGATTTTACGGATCAGTTCGCCGCCTTGTTGTTTTGCTCGATCTTTTTCCGCTTTTTCCTGATAAAACGCATCTAACAACGCGCTTAATGTGGCGTATTCTTGTGCTGAATCGGCTTGTTTTGCCAATTCTTGATAAGCAATCGGCGTAAAGTATTCTTTTGTGCCGACTTCATAGTGTGTGGGTGTAGGTTGATTGATCGCAGTAAAGAATTCTTCCCAGACAGCCATTTTTTCATTCGGTCGCTGATTGATCCGTTCGACTAATTCTAATGCAGTGTCGTGACCTAATCCTTGAAATGCTTGTTGTAGTGCTTTTGCATTTGGCTCGATTTTTGATAGGCGTTCAAATACTTGTTCTTTTGTTGCTTCAAAAGGATCAAGTACCGCTTGTTCAGGTGGTGCGACATATTCGACACCAGGGAGTAACGAACGATACGTGTTTTGTGAGCTGCCGATATGTTTGATCGCTTCTAGGATCTTTTGTGTTTGTTGATTCACTAAAACGATGGTACTGTGTCGTCCCATCAATTCAACGATCAAAACAATATTTTGTAAGTCGCCTAGTTCATCCCGCTTTGAAAAATGGAAGTGGATCACTCGGTCATTTTTGATTTGCTTGATATTTTCTAAAATCGCACCATCTAAATGTTTACGCAACATCATCACGAAGTTCGGTGGATTTTCTGGATTTTGATAATCGATCTCTGTGATCTGGACACGGGCATAGCTTGGATGAGCAGATAACAACAATCGGTGGTTCTTTCCACGAGAACGAATCACCAAAATGATTTCATTTTCATACGGTTGGTGGATCTTTGAGACCCGACCAGATAATAGTGTTTCGCGCAATTCATGGATCATTGCATGGGTAAATACACCATCAAAGGACATGATTCATTCCTCATTTCTATTCATAAGTACACTTATTATAACGAAAAAAGAAAGGAAAGACCAATGGACCGGATGATTTCTTCTGTAAAAGAGAGAATAAAGAAAGAAATTACATGAAAAACTAGTGTTTTATTTCGTTCTTTCGCTTGATTTTAGGTATAATTAGAGAAAGAACAGGTGGGGGAAAAGAAGATGCAGCGATTAATGGTAGATATAAAGGATAAAATCATAATGAGCTACACGAATTTATCAGAGGATTTTGAGCAACATCCTCAAAAATATTTCAGACGGATCGGTCTTCTTTTGAGCTGTTCATTTTTGTTGACGGTCGCGATGTTTTTCTTGCCGAGTAAAATCAAAGAAGCACAGGTGGATTCATTGATCTATTCCTCGATACACTCCGAAAAGTTACAGCCTTTGCCATTTTCTTCCGCGCATCAAGAGATCACTGATAGTCGAGCCATCTCTGTCATGTTTAGTCTGCCGAAGGGTGAACTTTACAAGCAAGTGGTGGATATATTTGAAGATCCGCAACAAAGTAGTGAATTGAATCGAACGATTTTCTTCTATCCACTCGTTTATGATACCCAAGAATTAGAACAACGTTATGGGATCGAAAAAGATAAAATCACTATTATTTTCTTTGATGGCGGAAAAGAGAGAAATCGCTTAGTCCTTTCTGACCAAAGTAAAGAGGAACTTGAGAAAACCTTGGTTCCTGCATTGAATCGATTGCCACTGATCAACATCAAACAACTTGAAAAAGAATTAGCAAACGGCGAACAAGCGGAAGAAACAACAGAGAGTACCTTGGAGTAATTGTAGCGAAATACTTAGTGATAAATAACAAAAAGTCAAAAAAATAAAAAATTAGTTGACGGATAAATAAAATTCGATTAGACTTAGGATAACACTTAAAGGAAAGGATGGTCCAAGATGAACTTATCAATTCAATTTTTATCAGAACATAAAAATAATTGGCGTAACTGGCGTAGATAAGTTGTATCAAGGGCGAACTTTTTCGTAGATACAACTTTTTAGAGTACAACAATGTACGATTCTAAAGTTTGTATCTATGCTGGACAAGAATTTGACGACCGCATAGATGGCTCTATGCGGTTTTTTGTTGGTAAAAGACAATGACCGTACCAGCGGTGATTGTCTTTTTTTGTTCATTCGCTCGAAGTTACAAACGTAGCCGATTTATTTAAAAAAATACATAACAAAAAGGGGAAATAAAAATGAAAAATAAACGATTGATCGCAGTAATCGCACTGATACTTATCTATTTGACCGGTACATTTATCTACGAAACGATCAAGGATCAGCCACCTGTTGAAGGAAATCGAACAGGTGA is part of the Enterococcus mundtii genome and harbors:
- the efbA gene encoding fibronectin-binding protein EfbA, whose product is MSFDGVFTHAMIHELRETLLSGRVSKIHQPYENEIILVIRSRGKNHRLLLSAHPSYARVQITEIDYQNPENPPNFVMMLRKHLDGAILENIKQIKNDRVIHFHFSKRDELGDLQNIVLIVELMGRHSTIVLVNQQTQKILEAIKHIGSSQNTYRSLLPGVEYVAPPEQAVLDPFEATKEQVFERLSKIEPNAKALQQAFQGLGHDTALELVERINQRPNEKMAVWEEFFTAINQPTPTHYEVGTKEYFTPIAYQELAKQADSAQEYATLSALLDAFYQEKAEKDRAKQQGGELIRKIENELKRNRNKLKKREQTLLDSENAEEFRRDGELLTTFMTQVPRGATEVTLANYYEENQPIRIALDPALTPNQNAQKYFHRYQKLKNAVKLIGKQIEEAKSEIQYLESVLSQLEIAGPMDIEVIKEELLSEGYLKKKTNKKQKKAKPSQPDRYFSSDGTEILVGKNNLQNDQLTMKTARKTDHWLHAQNIPGSHVIIKSDQPSDETITEAAELAAYYSKYRHSAQVPVDLVQVKHIRKPNGAKPGYVIYENQKTIIVTPEEEKIQAMTKD